The Kineothrix sp. IPX-CK genomic interval GCCGATATTTCCGCTGTCCAGATTAGGGAAAATAAGAACGTTGGCCTTACCTGCCACCGGGCTGCCCGGAGCTTTCGATTTCGCCACCTGAGGCACCAATGCCGCATCTGTCTGCAGCTCTCCGTCCAATATGAGATGAGGATAATTCTCCTTTGCAATCTTCGTAGCCTCTACCACCTTATCCACAAGCGGGTGCTTCGCGCTGCCCTTTGTGGAATGGGACAGCATAGCGATTATCGGCTCCGTTCCCACAAGCTGCTTAAAGCTCGTAGCGCTGGAATCTGCAATCGCAGCAAGCTCTTGTGCCGTAGGGTCCTGATTGAGCCCGCAGTCAGCAAATAAGAAGGTTCCGTTGTCGCCGTACTCACAATCCGGCACATCCAGAATAAAGAATCCCGATACGAGCTTCACTCCCGGTGCCGTTTTCAAAATCTGCAATGCAGGACGCAGAGTATCCGCCGTAGCATGACACGCTCCCGCAACCATGCCATCCGCATCGTTAGCTTTTACCATCATAACTCCAAAGGTCAGATAATCCTTCAGGATAAGCTCCCTCGCCTTCTCCATCGTCATTCCCTTGGACTTTCTCAGTTCATACAATAGTTCGATATATTCTTCCAGTTTCGGCGTTTTTTCCGGATTCACAATCTTAGCTCCCCCAAGCTCTACCTCCAGCCAG includes:
- the pta gene encoding phosphate acetyltransferase, which translates into the protein MAYIDIIKEKARSDRKTIVLPETTDKRTLIAASSIISEGIADIIMIGDEEKIMDGAGWLEVELGGAKIVNPEKTPKLEEYIELLYELRKSKGMTMEKARELILKDYLTFGVMMVKANDADGMVAGACHATADTLRPALQILKTAPGVKLVSGFFILDVPDCEYGDNGTFLFADCGLNQDPTAQELAAIADSSATSFKQLVGTEPIIAMLSHSTKGSAKHPLVDKVVEATKIAKENYPHLILDGELQTDAALVPQVAKSKAPGSPVAGKANVLIFPNLDSGNIGYKLVQRLAKAEAYGPMLQGIARPVNDLSRGCSWQDIVGVVALTAVQAQLA